A single window of Crassostrea angulata isolate pt1a10 chromosome 8, ASM2561291v2, whole genome shotgun sequence DNA harbors:
- the LOC128161276 gene encoding uncharacterized protein LOC128161276 isoform X2, whose amino-acid sequence MKLDNFFEDEDEEAQATEIDQKYQLRKPIRPFVCSTPEDFNEEKDFLLREIFPEIHKLCKLRGGNFLPYDIRWNPNGDEAASGNLLKLNLDYISKSSPFFICLLGESYGPYRYMEKPPLQKKIRNVEDLDDMDWMDKNYLMAASAGYTWVLQESHQNTSFTELEIIQAAFLCDNRYCHFYFRQPEHLDVKFGHLSEERRIKLSKVHLPENEYADLSIRDLKQRIVKKALPVKYYRTNEELGRHVIKDWTAVIDIVYPALEHPLSTLESEEYCEWVANEVFADSRRHVFVTSTDLNQLKQTMTSFALEVLDENVYEIEEKMVDKPYSILNLLKKKEAVEARYKSIMVVNGDRGSGKSTLISNWIQKFKAENPEVKVICQYVGCSGRSADISVFLRHCIKELREEYLRPIECSSSEDGMTEEDQPWTFQEVCQAFVAALSLGPVVIVIDGLDEIGNTLGLTIRQVKELKWLPFPLPPHCRLIFTSCRSDLTYHSLSTRKDTVMHTVPSFNTPKIRTAFLEDAMLQHFDHLNEENIQQVHDIKLSHKPLFMSLLAGEMCCFSVYMGLFDYLEELGEKISSLRDYCLRCFQRWSREMSWTKENLYGEVDDEDQLELEGWIPDTLRLLAVSRTGLSQGDIFTLLRGLGYRNSKEVRNFQWLQFCTCFRDWVYELPSGQIQFSHQHLKEIVEYVLLHSLKAGSGSGEVASTGESEKEWKGQKNRFHKQLAKYFLRQPFSQRVLEELPWQLLMSGDTDTLLQVLNDPLMIEGFLDDKRQNPSNKLDLAFFWSLVKEEGKDVCTMYQKLLIRLGIMEEEREEIYIEQNGEDLELDSVTSEISSHEDETVASSRENMNIVVPTIVTYPPHRELSAVTEESITSSMGVRSPQRHRLEETVIEEPINEEKESRKSRPVDKNSAVFLTETKAETPGADSPLLYQTHELCNTIKIAWLIANFLRDLGHEDVTEKVLTALNKKLVKSYPLEHDDMLIHARVQEALGMYCQQRGESGLSQKHFTKSLRIVTDLSELDEESSLNFLELENLKGKLLSHLGSLRLNEGLVESAEDLLTEARDAVETSGNLTAKATILYNLGLLRMQQEDFILAESSLRQALNIREQWFGKSHPLVAEVLFALAQLMGNPDNYRGFDRGRSEGVYRKVLKIREDCLGKDHPAVGDTLFQLGKLLQEEINYAAKCEAVQLLRRALDIRTTKLGGDHIDTRAVRHYLSQLEISLKMGKYEFGPARLTDTRTTDRPFSKLSWREKDLANIDKRSKSRSASRSSNSVLRSRPSSYKEEHGQSLSRYSSVSHLSASEKLLMDADRPRLLHRDYIDRKLKVSPPSSEVHQTKRLVTVEIKVDDDVDRSGDVETREAEPQIDSFGDEIRQTDSLNVGQETKRAQFAEHADSGPVKLFKRYSSAGSSRSSVSRHNERSLLRGNSAKSNQSSHITGYSSNSRMSLRSGYSRRSVVGPHAITPGNTQSVTTGPNSTLDSLIARSPRDMSRTIHHRSAWYHVPGRYVTSEKPFPPKRSQKTSEARELEHRLLTSRKSNRESSKTLYRKSPPKINKAKSFTSRDINKEFGMTVKGIGPVISNGYYSNPPHDYAVESYIDSENEHHNTTVKFKEAVFVE is encoded by the exons ATGAAGTTGGACAATTTCTTCGAAGATGAGGATGAAGAAGCCCAAGCAACAGAAATTgatcaaaaatatcaattacGCAAACCGATTCGACCGTTTGTTTGTTCCACTCCTGAAGACTTTAATGAGGAGAAGGATTTCCTACTGAGGGAAATTTTCCCTGAAATTCACAAACTGTGCAAGTTACGAGGCGGCAACTTCCTGCCTTATGATATCCGATGGAATCCCAATGGGGATGAAGCGGCATCAGGGAACTTATTAAAACTGAACTTGGACTACATATCCAAGAGTTCTCCTTTCTTCATATGTCTTCTGGGAGAGAGTTATGGACCTTATCGATATATGGAGAAACCTCCTCTccagaaaaaaattagaaatgtgGAAGATCTTGATGATATGGATTGGATGGATAAAAATTATCTAATGGCTGCTTCAGCTGGATACACTTGGGTGCTACAAGAAAGCCATCAGAACACTAGTTTTACAGAGTTAGAGATAATTCAGGCGGCATTTCTCTGTGACAATCGATACTGCCATTTCTATTTTAGGCAACCGGAACATTTGGATGTGAAGTTTGGACATCTTTCAGAAGAGAGGAGAATTAAACTCAGCAAAGTCCATTTACCTGAAAATGAGTATGCTGACCTGAGTATTCGAGACTTGAAGCAGAGAATAGTTAAGAAAGCTCTTCCTGTGAAATATTACAGGACCAATGAAGAATTAGGTAGACATGTTATAAAGGACTGGACAGCAGTCATTGATATTGTGTACCCTGCATTAGAACATCCACTTTCCACCCTGG aATCAGAGGAATACTGTGAGTGGGTTGCCAATGAAGTGTTTGCAGACAGCAGACGACATGTTTTTGTGACGTCTACTGATTTAAATCAGTTAAAACAGACAATGACATCATTTGCCCTGGAGGTGTTGGATGAAAATGTCTatgaaatagaagaaaaaatggtGGATAAACCCTATTCAATTCTGAATTTGCTGAAAAAGAA GGAAGCTGTGGAAGCCCGCTACAAGTCAATTATGGTTGTCAATGGCGACAGAGGAAGTGGAAAAAGCACACTGATCAGCAATTGGATCCAGAAGTTCAAGGCCGAAAACccagaggtcaaggtcatatgTCAGTATGTGGGCTGCAGTGGGAGATCTGCTGACATCTCTGTATTCCTCAGACACTGTATCAAAGAACTTAGAGAAGAATACCTAAGACCAA TTGAGTGCTCTTCCTCAGAGGATGGAATGACAGAGGAGGATCAGCCCTGGACATTTCAGGAAGTGTGTCAGGCATTTGTGGCTGCTCTCTCTCTGGGTCCTGTTGTCATTGTCATTGATGGACTCGATGAGATCGGCAACACCCTCGGACTGACCATCAGACAA GTTAAAGAATTAAAGTGGCTGCCCTTCCCTCTACCTCCCCACTGTAGACTTATTTTTACATCCTGTCGCTCAGATCTCACCTACCATTCTCTGTCAACAAGGAAAGACACAGTTATGCACACTGTTCCGTCATTCAATACTCCAAAGATACGGACAGCTTTCCTGGAAGATGCCATGCTTCAGCATTTCGACCACCTGAATGAAGAAAACATCCAACAAGTCCATGATATAAAATTGTCCCATAAGCCACTCTTTATGTCTCTGTTGGCAGGAGAAATGTGCTGCTTTAGTGTCTATATGGGACTGTTTGACTATTTGGAAGAGCTTGGGGAGAAAATATCTTCCCTGAGAGACTACTGTCTTCGGTGTTTTCAGCGATGGTCCCGGGAAATGAGTTGGACCAAAGAGAATCTCTATGGTGAAGTGGATGATGAAGATCAGTTAG AACTGGAAGGCTGGATCCCTGATACTCTACGTCTGCTAGCCGTGTCCAGGACCGGCCTGTCCCAGGGGGATATCTTCACCCTGCTGAGGGGCCTGGGATACAGGAACAGCAAGGAGGTCAGGAACTTCCAGTGGCTCCAGTTCTGTACCTGCTTCAGGGACTGGGTGTATGAGCTGCCCAGCGGACAGATACAGTTCTCTCACCAGCACCTGAAAGAAATTGTGGAATATGTTCTACTGC ATTCCCTGAAGGCTGGCAGTGGTTCTGGAGAGGTGGCCTCCACTGGTGAGTCGGAGAAAGAGTGGAAGGGGCAGAAGAACCGCTTCCACAAACAACTGGCTAAGTACTTCCTCAGACAGCCATTCAGCCAGCGGGTCCTTGAAGAGTTGCCATGGCAACTGCTGATGTCAGGGGATACAGACACTCTGCTGCAAGTTCTCAACGATCCCTT GATGATTGAAGGCTTTCTGGATGACAAGAGACAGAACCCTTCAAACAAGCTGGATCTGGCCTTTTTCTGGTCACTGGTGAAGGAGGAGGGCAAGGATGTTTGCACCATGTACCAGAAACTTCTGATACGACTTGGAATAATGGAGGAAGAGAGGGAGGAGATCTACATAGAACAG AACGGAGAAGATCTAGAACTGGATAGTGTTACGAGCGAGATCTCATCTCACGAGGACGAGACAGTGGCGTCCTCCAGAGAGAACATGAACATTGTGGTCCCCACCATTGTGACCTATCCCCCCCACAGGGAGCTGTCTGCTGTGACCGAGGAATCCATAACCAGCAGCATGGGGGTCAGGTCACCCCAGCGGCATAGACTGGAGGAGACGGTCATAGAAGAACCAATCAATGAGGAAAAG GAGAGTAGAAAATCAAGACCAGTGGATAAAAATAGTGCTGTGTTTTTGACAGAAACAAAAGCTGAAACTCCAG GAGCTGATTCACCATTGTTGTATCAGACCCATGAATTGTGTAACACAATCAAGATCGCCTGGCTTATCGCAAACTTCCTAAGAGATCTTGGTCATGAAGATGTAACAGAGAAAGTTTTGACAGCCTTAAACAAAAAGCTAGTGAAG AGCTACCCTCTTGAACACGATGACATGTTAATCCATGCCAGAGTACAAGAAGCCCTGGGAATGTACTGTCAACAGAGAGGAGAGTCGGGGCTCTCACAGAAACACTTTACCAAATCTCTCAGGATCGTCACCGATCTGTCGGAACTAGACGAGGAATCCTCACTCAACTTCCTAGAGCTAGAGAACCTGAAGG GTAAACTTCTTTCCCATCTGGGCAGTCTTCGGTTGAACGAAGGTTTAGTGGAGAGTGCAGAAGATCTATTGACAGAGGCACGTGATGCCGTTGAAACCAGCGGCAATCTGACAGCCAAAGCAACAATCTTGTACAACCTAGGACTCCTAAG AATGCAGCAAGAGGACTTCATTTTGGCTGAGTCCAGCCTTCGCCAGGCACTAAACATCAGGGAGCAGTGGTTTGGGAAATCCCATCCCTTGGTCGCTGAAGTCCTGTTCGCGCTGGCTCAGCTCATGGGGAACCCGGATAACTACCGCGG GTTTGACAGAGGTCGCTCGGAGGGCGTTTACAGAAAAGTTCTTAAGATCAGAGAGGATTGTCTGGGAAAGGACCATCCCGCTGTAGGGGATACACTGTTTCAACTAG GAAAACTTCTACAAGAGGAAATCAACTATGCAGCAAAGTGCGAAGCTGTGCAGCTGTTACGTAGAGCACTAGACATAAGGACAACCAAACTAG GCGGTGATCATATAGACACTAGGGCGGTCCGACATTATTTAAGCCAGCTGGAAATTTCTCTTAAAATGGGAAAATACGAGTTTGGTCCGGCCAGATTAACAGACACGCGGACAACAGACAGGCCTTTTAGCAAACTTTCGTGGCGGGAGAAAGATCTCGCAAACATTGATAAAAGGTCAAAGTCAAGAAGTGCTAGTCGTAGTTCAAACTCCGTATTGAGATCACGACCTTCTAGTTACAAAGAAGAACACGGACAGTCGCTGAGTCGTTATAGCAGTGTAAGCCATCTTAGTGCTTCGGAGAAATTATTAATGGATGCGGATCGTCCAAGATTGCTCCATCGAGATTACATCGATCGAAAATTGAAAGTATCCCCTCCTTCATCTGAAGTGCATCAAACAAAGCGTCTAGTGACTGTTGAAATAAAAGTAGACGACGATGTTGATAGATCAGGGGATGTTGAAACAAGAGAAGCAGAACCTCAGATAGATAGCTTTGGAGATGAAATTCGTCAAACAGACAGTTTAAATGTTGGACAAGAAACCAAAAGAGCTCAATTTGCTGAACACGCTGATAGTGGCCCTGTTAAATTGTTCAAGCGATATAGCAGTGCCGGGAGTTCCAGGTCGTCCGTGTCTCGACACAACGAACGAAGTCTGCTTCGTGGAAACAGTGCTAAAAGTAACCAAAGCTCTCATATAACCGGATATAGCTCAAATTCGCGAATGAGTCTAAGAAGTGGTTACTCGCGACGGAGTGTTGTAGGTCCACATGCAATTACACCAGGTAACACCCAGTCGGTTACAACTGGACCGAACTCGACACTGGACAGTCTTATTGCTAGATCACCACGTGACATGAGCCGGACCATCCACCATCGATCTGCCTGGTATCATGTACCAGGTCGATATGTCACCTCAGAAAAACCGTTCCCACCAAAGCGTTCTCAAAAAACCTCGGAAGCAAGGGAATTGGAACATCGCCTTCTAACCAGCAGAAAATCGAACAGAGAATCTAGTAAAACTTTATACAGGAAGTCTCCTCCCAAAATAAATAAAGCGAAATCCTTCACGTCAAGAGACATAAACAAAGAATTTGGAATGACTGTAAAGGGAATTGGTCCTGTGATTTCCAATGGGTATTACAGCAATCCCCCACATGACTATGCTGTAGAGTCTTACATTGATTCTGAAAATGAACACCATAATACAACGGTGAAATTCAAGGAAGCCGTTTTTGTTGAATAG
- the LOC128161276 gene encoding uncharacterized protein LOC128161276 isoform X1 encodes MKLDNFFEDEDEEAQATEIDQKYQLRKPIRPFVCSTPEDFNEEKDFLLREIFPEIHKLCKLRGGNFLPYDIRWNPNGDEAASGNLLKLNLDYISKSSPFFICLLGESYGPYRYMEKPPLQKKIRNVEDLDDMDWMDKNYLMAASAGYTWVLQESHQNTSFTELEIIQAAFLCDNRYCHFYFRQPEHLDVKFGHLSEERRIKLSKVHLPENEYADLSIRDLKQRIVKKALPVKYYRTNEELGRHVIKDWTAVIDIVYPALEHPLSTLESEEYCEWVANEVFADSRRHVFVTSTDLNQLKQTMTSFALEVLDENVYEIEEKMVDKPYSILNLLKKKEAVEARYKSIMVVNGDRGSGKSTLISNWIQKFKAENPEVKVICQYVGCSGRSADISVFLRHCIKELREEYLRPIECSSSEDGMTEEDQPWTFQEVCQAFVAALSLGPVVIVIDGLDEIGNTLGLTIRQVKELKWLPFPLPPHCRLIFTSCRSDLTYHSLSTRKDTVMHTVPSFNTPKIRTAFLEDAMLQHFDHLNEENIQQVHDIKLSHKPLFMSLLAGEMCCFSVYMGLFDYLEELGEKISSLRDYCLRCFQRWSREMSWTKENLYGEVDDEDQLELEGWIPDTLRLLAVSRTGLSQGDIFTLLRGLGYRNSKEVRNFQWLQFCTCFRDWVYELPSGQIQFSHQHLKEIVEYVLLRGATKKDVSPRRKTAVLNSLKAGSGSGEVASTGESEKEWKGQKNRFHKQLAKYFLRQPFSQRVLEELPWQLLMSGDTDTLLQVLNDPLMIEGFLDDKRQNPSNKLDLAFFWSLVKEEGKDVCTMYQKLLIRLGIMEEEREEIYIEQNGEDLELDSVTSEISSHEDETVASSRENMNIVVPTIVTYPPHRELSAVTEESITSSMGVRSPQRHRLEETVIEEPINEEKESRKSRPVDKNSAVFLTETKAETPGADSPLLYQTHELCNTIKIAWLIANFLRDLGHEDVTEKVLTALNKKLVKSYPLEHDDMLIHARVQEALGMYCQQRGESGLSQKHFTKSLRIVTDLSELDEESSLNFLELENLKGKLLSHLGSLRLNEGLVESAEDLLTEARDAVETSGNLTAKATILYNLGLLRMQQEDFILAESSLRQALNIREQWFGKSHPLVAEVLFALAQLMGNPDNYRGFDRGRSEGVYRKVLKIREDCLGKDHPAVGDTLFQLGKLLQEEINYAAKCEAVQLLRRALDIRTTKLGGDHIDTRAVRHYLSQLEISLKMGKYEFGPARLTDTRTTDRPFSKLSWREKDLANIDKRSKSRSASRSSNSVLRSRPSSYKEEHGQSLSRYSSVSHLSASEKLLMDADRPRLLHRDYIDRKLKVSPPSSEVHQTKRLVTVEIKVDDDVDRSGDVETREAEPQIDSFGDEIRQTDSLNVGQETKRAQFAEHADSGPVKLFKRYSSAGSSRSSVSRHNERSLLRGNSAKSNQSSHITGYSSNSRMSLRSGYSRRSVVGPHAITPGNTQSVTTGPNSTLDSLIARSPRDMSRTIHHRSAWYHVPGRYVTSEKPFPPKRSQKTSEARELEHRLLTSRKSNRESSKTLYRKSPPKINKAKSFTSRDINKEFGMTVKGIGPVISNGYYSNPPHDYAVESYIDSENEHHNTTVKFKEAVFVE; translated from the exons ATGAAGTTGGACAATTTCTTCGAAGATGAGGATGAAGAAGCCCAAGCAACAGAAATTgatcaaaaatatcaattacGCAAACCGATTCGACCGTTTGTTTGTTCCACTCCTGAAGACTTTAATGAGGAGAAGGATTTCCTACTGAGGGAAATTTTCCCTGAAATTCACAAACTGTGCAAGTTACGAGGCGGCAACTTCCTGCCTTATGATATCCGATGGAATCCCAATGGGGATGAAGCGGCATCAGGGAACTTATTAAAACTGAACTTGGACTACATATCCAAGAGTTCTCCTTTCTTCATATGTCTTCTGGGAGAGAGTTATGGACCTTATCGATATATGGAGAAACCTCCTCTccagaaaaaaattagaaatgtgGAAGATCTTGATGATATGGATTGGATGGATAAAAATTATCTAATGGCTGCTTCAGCTGGATACACTTGGGTGCTACAAGAAAGCCATCAGAACACTAGTTTTACAGAGTTAGAGATAATTCAGGCGGCATTTCTCTGTGACAATCGATACTGCCATTTCTATTTTAGGCAACCGGAACATTTGGATGTGAAGTTTGGACATCTTTCAGAAGAGAGGAGAATTAAACTCAGCAAAGTCCATTTACCTGAAAATGAGTATGCTGACCTGAGTATTCGAGACTTGAAGCAGAGAATAGTTAAGAAAGCTCTTCCTGTGAAATATTACAGGACCAATGAAGAATTAGGTAGACATGTTATAAAGGACTGGACAGCAGTCATTGATATTGTGTACCCTGCATTAGAACATCCACTTTCCACCCTGG aATCAGAGGAATACTGTGAGTGGGTTGCCAATGAAGTGTTTGCAGACAGCAGACGACATGTTTTTGTGACGTCTACTGATTTAAATCAGTTAAAACAGACAATGACATCATTTGCCCTGGAGGTGTTGGATGAAAATGTCTatgaaatagaagaaaaaatggtGGATAAACCCTATTCAATTCTGAATTTGCTGAAAAAGAA GGAAGCTGTGGAAGCCCGCTACAAGTCAATTATGGTTGTCAATGGCGACAGAGGAAGTGGAAAAAGCACACTGATCAGCAATTGGATCCAGAAGTTCAAGGCCGAAAACccagaggtcaaggtcatatgTCAGTATGTGGGCTGCAGTGGGAGATCTGCTGACATCTCTGTATTCCTCAGACACTGTATCAAAGAACTTAGAGAAGAATACCTAAGACCAA TTGAGTGCTCTTCCTCAGAGGATGGAATGACAGAGGAGGATCAGCCCTGGACATTTCAGGAAGTGTGTCAGGCATTTGTGGCTGCTCTCTCTCTGGGTCCTGTTGTCATTGTCATTGATGGACTCGATGAGATCGGCAACACCCTCGGACTGACCATCAGACAA GTTAAAGAATTAAAGTGGCTGCCCTTCCCTCTACCTCCCCACTGTAGACTTATTTTTACATCCTGTCGCTCAGATCTCACCTACCATTCTCTGTCAACAAGGAAAGACACAGTTATGCACACTGTTCCGTCATTCAATACTCCAAAGATACGGACAGCTTTCCTGGAAGATGCCATGCTTCAGCATTTCGACCACCTGAATGAAGAAAACATCCAACAAGTCCATGATATAAAATTGTCCCATAAGCCACTCTTTATGTCTCTGTTGGCAGGAGAAATGTGCTGCTTTAGTGTCTATATGGGACTGTTTGACTATTTGGAAGAGCTTGGGGAGAAAATATCTTCCCTGAGAGACTACTGTCTTCGGTGTTTTCAGCGATGGTCCCGGGAAATGAGTTGGACCAAAGAGAATCTCTATGGTGAAGTGGATGATGAAGATCAGTTAG AACTGGAAGGCTGGATCCCTGATACTCTACGTCTGCTAGCCGTGTCCAGGACCGGCCTGTCCCAGGGGGATATCTTCACCCTGCTGAGGGGCCTGGGATACAGGAACAGCAAGGAGGTCAGGAACTTCCAGTGGCTCCAGTTCTGTACCTGCTTCAGGGACTGGGTGTATGAGCTGCCCAGCGGACAGATACAGTTCTCTCACCAGCACCTGAAAGAAATTGTGGAATATGTTCTACTGC GAGGTGCGACCAAAAAGGATGTTAGTCCACGCCGTAAAACGGCAGTACTCA ATTCCCTGAAGGCTGGCAGTGGTTCTGGAGAGGTGGCCTCCACTGGTGAGTCGGAGAAAGAGTGGAAGGGGCAGAAGAACCGCTTCCACAAACAACTGGCTAAGTACTTCCTCAGACAGCCATTCAGCCAGCGGGTCCTTGAAGAGTTGCCATGGCAACTGCTGATGTCAGGGGATACAGACACTCTGCTGCAAGTTCTCAACGATCCCTT GATGATTGAAGGCTTTCTGGATGACAAGAGACAGAACCCTTCAAACAAGCTGGATCTGGCCTTTTTCTGGTCACTGGTGAAGGAGGAGGGCAAGGATGTTTGCACCATGTACCAGAAACTTCTGATACGACTTGGAATAATGGAGGAAGAGAGGGAGGAGATCTACATAGAACAG AACGGAGAAGATCTAGAACTGGATAGTGTTACGAGCGAGATCTCATCTCACGAGGACGAGACAGTGGCGTCCTCCAGAGAGAACATGAACATTGTGGTCCCCACCATTGTGACCTATCCCCCCCACAGGGAGCTGTCTGCTGTGACCGAGGAATCCATAACCAGCAGCATGGGGGTCAGGTCACCCCAGCGGCATAGACTGGAGGAGACGGTCATAGAAGAACCAATCAATGAGGAAAAG GAGAGTAGAAAATCAAGACCAGTGGATAAAAATAGTGCTGTGTTTTTGACAGAAACAAAAGCTGAAACTCCAG GAGCTGATTCACCATTGTTGTATCAGACCCATGAATTGTGTAACACAATCAAGATCGCCTGGCTTATCGCAAACTTCCTAAGAGATCTTGGTCATGAAGATGTAACAGAGAAAGTTTTGACAGCCTTAAACAAAAAGCTAGTGAAG AGCTACCCTCTTGAACACGATGACATGTTAATCCATGCCAGAGTACAAGAAGCCCTGGGAATGTACTGTCAACAGAGAGGAGAGTCGGGGCTCTCACAGAAACACTTTACCAAATCTCTCAGGATCGTCACCGATCTGTCGGAACTAGACGAGGAATCCTCACTCAACTTCCTAGAGCTAGAGAACCTGAAGG GTAAACTTCTTTCCCATCTGGGCAGTCTTCGGTTGAACGAAGGTTTAGTGGAGAGTGCAGAAGATCTATTGACAGAGGCACGTGATGCCGTTGAAACCAGCGGCAATCTGACAGCCAAAGCAACAATCTTGTACAACCTAGGACTCCTAAG AATGCAGCAAGAGGACTTCATTTTGGCTGAGTCCAGCCTTCGCCAGGCACTAAACATCAGGGAGCAGTGGTTTGGGAAATCCCATCCCTTGGTCGCTGAAGTCCTGTTCGCGCTGGCTCAGCTCATGGGGAACCCGGATAACTACCGCGG GTTTGACAGAGGTCGCTCGGAGGGCGTTTACAGAAAAGTTCTTAAGATCAGAGAGGATTGTCTGGGAAAGGACCATCCCGCTGTAGGGGATACACTGTTTCAACTAG GAAAACTTCTACAAGAGGAAATCAACTATGCAGCAAAGTGCGAAGCTGTGCAGCTGTTACGTAGAGCACTAGACATAAGGACAACCAAACTAG GCGGTGATCATATAGACACTAGGGCGGTCCGACATTATTTAAGCCAGCTGGAAATTTCTCTTAAAATGGGAAAATACGAGTTTGGTCCGGCCAGATTAACAGACACGCGGACAACAGACAGGCCTTTTAGCAAACTTTCGTGGCGGGAGAAAGATCTCGCAAACATTGATAAAAGGTCAAAGTCAAGAAGTGCTAGTCGTAGTTCAAACTCCGTATTGAGATCACGACCTTCTAGTTACAAAGAAGAACACGGACAGTCGCTGAGTCGTTATAGCAGTGTAAGCCATCTTAGTGCTTCGGAGAAATTATTAATGGATGCGGATCGTCCAAGATTGCTCCATCGAGATTACATCGATCGAAAATTGAAAGTATCCCCTCCTTCATCTGAAGTGCATCAAACAAAGCGTCTAGTGACTGTTGAAATAAAAGTAGACGACGATGTTGATAGATCAGGGGATGTTGAAACAAGAGAAGCAGAACCTCAGATAGATAGCTTTGGAGATGAAATTCGTCAAACAGACAGTTTAAATGTTGGACAAGAAACCAAAAGAGCTCAATTTGCTGAACACGCTGATAGTGGCCCTGTTAAATTGTTCAAGCGATATAGCAGTGCCGGGAGTTCCAGGTCGTCCGTGTCTCGACACAACGAACGAAGTCTGCTTCGTGGAAACAGTGCTAAAAGTAACCAAAGCTCTCATATAACCGGATATAGCTCAAATTCGCGAATGAGTCTAAGAAGTGGTTACTCGCGACGGAGTGTTGTAGGTCCACATGCAATTACACCAGGTAACACCCAGTCGGTTACAACTGGACCGAACTCGACACTGGACAGTCTTATTGCTAGATCACCACGTGACATGAGCCGGACCATCCACCATCGATCTGCCTGGTATCATGTACCAGGTCGATATGTCACCTCAGAAAAACCGTTCCCACCAAAGCGTTCTCAAAAAACCTCGGAAGCAAGGGAATTGGAACATCGCCTTCTAACCAGCAGAAAATCGAACAGAGAATCTAGTAAAACTTTATACAGGAAGTCTCCTCCCAAAATAAATAAAGCGAAATCCTTCACGTCAAGAGACATAAACAAAGAATTTGGAATGACTGTAAAGGGAATTGGTCCTGTGATTTCCAATGGGTATTACAGCAATCCCCCACATGACTATGCTGTAGAGTCTTACATTGATTCTGAAAATGAACACCATAATACAACGGTGAAATTCAAGGAAGCCGTTTTTGTTGAATAG